From Scomber scombrus chromosome 21, fScoSco1.1, whole genome shotgun sequence, one genomic window encodes:
- the LOC134003169 gene encoding protein FAM13C-like, with protein MFCFCLQSSLLKLQALEVEGGPSLGPSPEERPHSLGSKEQKSPCSPTEGGGRKTLAVCHSDPELLTVTSVQPDAPPPPSPQHSPQRSSPGGEGAGGGGALLQLLAGGASPLPSPRCSSLTHSLRFNSDPDTAPSPPCSQQFILSRGRARTDGSEDESPSSVSFLTRQIQTLKKKVRRYEDQFEQEMKYKPSHNDKYSNPEMVRVMNELAKARKQLKELRLRQSLFESKESDGSENSATCRLSSGQQGAAELNPTLEETVESLFRRLKEKRQALGLPDNMKEMTQAQMVMEKITLQKCLLYFESVHGRPGTKQEKNLVKPLYDRYQQIKRLLCVSPTICTIEEEEGSDEDSPAEERPAPPAPPRRAAREEDSDRDSDAFVSPLDEVKAVRQQGALTTTNLHEASRSQLLENLRETRAEKKTRRKTLREFEDEFYRQTGRICQKEDRSPMKEEYQEYKQLKAKLRLLEVLLSKQEVLLSKQEVTTTG; from the exons ATGTTCTGCTTCTGCCTGCAGAGTTCCCTGCTGAAGCTCCAGGCtctggaggtggaggggggccCTTCGCTGGGTCCGTCCCCAGAGGAGAGGCCCCATTCCCTGGGCAGCAAGGAGCAGAAAAGCCCCTGCAGCCCgacggagggaggagggaggaaaacgCTGGCTGTCTGCCACAGCGACCCag AGCTGCTGACCGTCACCTCCGTCCAGCCCGACGCCCCGCCGCCCCCCAGCCCCCAACACTCCCCCCAGAGGAGCAGCCCTGGGGGGGAgggggcaggaggaggaggggcgctcctccagctgctggcGGGAGGTGCCAGCCCGCTCCCCTCCCCCCGCTGCTCCAGCCTCACCCACAGCCTGAGGTTCAACTCTGACCCCGACACGGCGCCGTCGCCTCCCTGCAGCCAGCAGTTCATCCT GTCTCGCGGCCGCGCCCGGACGGACGGATCCGAGGACGAGTCTCCGTCCTCCGTCTCGTTTCTCACCAGACAGATTCAGACCCTGAAGAAGAAAGTCCGTCGCTACGAAGATCAGTTCGAGCAGGAGATGAAATACAAG CCGTCACACAACGATAAATACTCAAACCCAGAAATGGTTCGAGTGATGAATGAACTCGCTAAAGCTCGAAAACAACTCAAAg agctCAGACTCAGACAGTCTCTGTTTGAGTCGAAGGAGTCAGACGGTTCAGAGAACAGCGCCACCTGCAG ACTCTCCTccggccagcagggggcagcagagctcAACCCAACGCTGGAGGAAACAGTGGAGTCTCTGTTCAGACGGCTGAAGGAGAAGAGACAAGCTCTGGGTCTCCCTGACAACATGAAG gagaTGACTCAGGCTCAGATGGTGATGGAGAAGATCACTCTTCAGAAGTGTTTGCTCTACTTTGAGTCTGTTCACGGCCGACCG GGAACCAAACAGGAGAAGAACCTGGTGAAACCGCTTTATGACCGATACCAGCAGATCAAACGTCTGCTGTGTGTCAGTCCGACCATCTGTACTATA gaggaagaggaaggttCTGATGAAGACTCTCCAGCTGAGGAGCGTCCcgccccccctgccccccctcgCAGAGCGGCCCGGGAGGAGGACAGCGACCGGGACAGCGACGCCTTCGTGTCTCCGCTGGACGAGGTGAAGGCCGTccgccagcagggggcgctcaCCACCACCAACCTGCACGAGGCCTCCAG GTCTCAGCTGCTGGAGAATCTGAGAGAGACGAGAGCGGAGAAGAAGACAAGACGCAAAACGCTGAGAGAGTTCGAGGACGAGTTTTACCGTCAGACGGGaag AATCTGTCAGAAGGAGGACCGCTCTCCCATGAAGGAGGAATATCAGGAGTACAAGCAGCTGAAGGCCAAACTGCGTCTGCTGGAAGTCCTGCTCAGCAAACAGGAAGTCCTGCTCAGCAAACAGGAAGTCACCACAACCGGCTGA